One stretch of Caldinitratiruptor microaerophilus DNA includes these proteins:
- the hutU gene encoding urocanate hydratase, whose translation MAVARTVRAPRGSTLTCRGWQQEAAMRMLMNNLDPEVAEKPDQLIVYGGAGKAARNWEAFEKIVETLKVLRDDETLLVQSGKPVAVFETHEKAPRVLIANSLLVPKWATWEHFWELEGKGLIMFGQMTAGSWIYIGSQGIIQGTYETLASLARKHFGGSLAGRVVLTGGLGGMGGAQPLAITMNGGVGLIIEVDERRIRRRVDTGFCDRWTADLEEALRWVDEAKRKKEPLSVALLGNCAEVEPELVRRGWIPDVVTDQTSAHDALNGYVPAGLTVAEAEALRARDPKDYVKRAMASMAVHCRAMVDFQKAGAVVFDYGNNLRGQAKEAGFEEAFAYPGFVPAYIRPLFEEGKGPFRWAALSGDPEDIHKTDQVILKEFGDQNEGLARWLRLARHKVPFQGLPARICWLGYGERDRAGLLFNHMVKTGELRAPIVIGRDHLDAGSVASPNRETEGMLDGSDAVADWPILNALINTAAGASWVSVHHGGGVGIGYAIHAGQVVVADGSENAEWRLAHVLRTDPGMGVVRHADAGYEHARQVARERGIKMPSLGINM comes from the coding sequence ATGGCAGTGGCACGGACCGTCCGGGCACCCCGTGGCTCAACCCTGACCTGCCGGGGCTGGCAGCAGGAGGCGGCCATGCGGATGCTCATGAACAACCTGGACCCGGAGGTGGCCGAGAAGCCGGATCAGCTCATCGTGTACGGCGGTGCCGGCAAGGCGGCCCGGAACTGGGAGGCCTTCGAGAAGATCGTCGAGACTCTGAAGGTCCTGCGGGACGACGAGACCCTGCTGGTCCAGTCCGGCAAGCCCGTCGCGGTGTTCGAGACCCACGAGAAGGCGCCGCGGGTGCTGATCGCCAACTCGCTCCTGGTCCCGAAGTGGGCGACGTGGGAGCACTTCTGGGAGCTGGAAGGCAAGGGCCTCATCATGTTCGGCCAGATGACGGCCGGGTCCTGGATCTACATCGGTTCGCAGGGGATCATCCAGGGCACCTACGAGACCCTCGCCTCCCTCGCCCGGAAGCACTTCGGCGGCTCGCTCGCCGGCCGGGTCGTCCTCACCGGTGGCCTCGGCGGCATGGGGGGCGCCCAACCGCTCGCCATCACGATGAACGGCGGCGTGGGGCTCATCATCGAGGTCGACGAGCGGCGCATCCGCCGCCGGGTCGACACGGGCTTCTGCGACCGCTGGACGGCCGACCTCGAGGAAGCCCTCCGGTGGGTCGATGAGGCGAAGCGCAAGAAGGAGCCCCTTTCTGTCGCCCTGCTGGGCAACTGCGCCGAGGTGGAACCCGAACTGGTGCGCCGGGGCTGGATCCCCGACGTGGTGACCGACCAGACCTCGGCCCATGACGCGCTGAACGGCTACGTGCCCGCCGGTCTCACCGTGGCCGAGGCCGAGGCGCTCCGGGCGAGGGACCCGAAGGACTACGTGAAGCGGGCCATGGCGAGCATGGCCGTGCACTGCCGGGCGATGGTCGACTTCCAGAAGGCCGGGGCCGTGGTCTTCGACTACGGCAACAACCTGCGGGGCCAGGCGAAGGAGGCCGGCTTCGAGGAGGCGTTCGCCTATCCGGGCTTCGTGCCGGCCTACATCCGGCCGCTCTTCGAGGAGGGCAAGGGCCCCTTCCGCTGGGCGGCGCTCTCCGGCGATCCCGAGGACATCCACAAGACCGACCAGGTCATCCTGAAGGAGTTCGGCGACCAGAACGAGGGCCTCGCCCGGTGGCTGCGCCTGGCCCGGCACAAGGTGCCCTTCCAGGGCCTCCCCGCCCGCATCTGCTGGCTGGGCTACGGCGAGCGGGACCGGGCCGGCCTCCTGTTCAACCACATGGTGAAGACCGGCGAGCTCAGGGCGCCGATCGTCATCGGCCGGGACCACCTGGACGCCGGGTCGGTGGCCTCACCGAACCGGGAGACCGAGGGGATGCTGGACGGCTCCGACGCCGTCGCCGACTGGCCCATCCTCAACGCCCTGATCAACACCGCCGCCGGCGCCTCCTGGGTGTCCGTCCACCACGGCGGCGGGGTCGGGATCGGCTACGCCATCCACGCCGGGCAGGTCGTGGTGGCGGACGGCAGCGAGAACGCCGAGTGGCGTCTCGCCCACGTCCTGCGCACCGACCCCGGCATGGGCGTCGTCCGCCACGCCGACGCCGGCTACGAGCACGCCCGGCAGGTGGCCCGGGAGCGCGGCATCAAGATGCCGTCCCTCGGGATCAACATGTAG
- a CDS encoding cyclodeaminase/cyclohydrolase family protein produces the protein MVEVVQCVPNFSEGRRQEVVDALVAACRGPGVREQVLENRVTEAFLAATGQAGTGAGGAGEASAPSFAHMALGAFIDALAAGTAAPGGGTASALAGAMAAGLIAMVARLSQGKRFAEVAGEMARVAREADVRRSRLLDLADADSAAFDRVMAAYKLPKDTDAEKAARAAAIAGALMGAARVPLDVARTAIELVPLAAAVAERGNPASASDAAVAAHLIQTAVLGALLNVEINAGSLVRLGVPEAARAAEEFRGAAADLRGRLQGTLPPVLAAAEAHIRGPEAPAGR, from the coding sequence GTGGTCGAGGTCGTCCAGTGTGTCCCCAACTTCAGCGAGGGCCGGCGGCAGGAGGTGGTGGACGCCCTGGTCGCGGCCTGCCGCGGCCCGGGCGTCCGGGAGCAGGTGCTCGAGAACCGGGTCACCGAGGCCTTCCTGGCCGCGACGGGGCAGGCGGGAACGGGCGCCGGGGGCGCCGGCGAGGCGTCCGCCCCCTCCTTCGCCCACATGGCGCTGGGTGCGTTCATCGATGCGCTCGCCGCCGGCACCGCTGCCCCGGGCGGCGGCACCGCCTCGGCCCTCGCCGGGGCGATGGCGGCAGGGCTCATCGCCATGGTCGCCCGCCTGAGCCAAGGGAAGCGCTTCGCGGAGGTCGCCGGAGAGATGGCGCGGGTCGCCCGGGAGGCCGACGTGCGCCGGTCCCGCCTCCTGGACCTGGCGGACGCCGACAGCGCGGCGTTCGACCGGGTCATGGCGGCCTACAAGCTGCCGAAGGACACGGACGCGGAGAAGGCCGCCCGGGCCGCGGCCATCGCCGGCGCCCTCATGGGCGCCGCCCGTGTGCCCCTGGACGTGGCCCGGACGGCCATCGAGCTCGTGCCCCTGGCGGCCGCCGTGGCGGAGCGGGGGAATCCCGCCTCCGCCAGCGACGCTGCGGTGGCCGCCCACCTCATCCAGACGGCGGTGCTGGGAGCGCTCCTCAACGTGGAGATCAACGCCGGCAGCCTGGTCCGGCTCGGCGTCCCGGAGGCCGCCCGGGCCGCGGAGGAATTCCGCGGCGCCGCCGCCGACCTCCGGGGCCGCCTGCAGGGCACCCTCCCGCCCGTCCTGGCGGCTGCCGAGGCGCACATCCGGGGCCCCGAGGCCCCGGCGGGGAGGTGA